The Cylindrospermum stagnale PCC 7417 genome segment TTAAGAAATATAAATAAAAATTGTATAATTTATATATAAGTGTAGCCAGCGACAGCGAGGGGTAGCGACGGATATATTTTCTACCAGGAGGATACTACTGGAAAAAAATCGGTTACAAGTATGTTAAGCAATTAACTCTCAAGAATCAATGGTGAACTCTACCCTCGTTGCCACACTCTATGTCAACCCTGTGACAGGGAATGATGCCAATGCTGGTTCCCGGTTGAGTGCCTTTAAAAGCCTTAGCCGTGCCCTTAAAGTTGTCAAATCACCGGGAATCATTCAACTGGCACCTGGAACTTACAGCGCTGCTAGTGGTGAGGTTTTTCCCCTTGTCATTCCTACGGGGTTGCTGGTGGTGGGTAACGAAGCAAAAAAAGGTCAGGGGATTGTGATTTCCGGGAGTGGCGAGTATCAAAGCCCTAGCTTTGGGGTGCAAAATATCACAATCCTGTTGCTAGGCGATGCCAGTCTTTTGGGTGTAACGGTGACGAATTCTACAGCCAAAGGTACTGGTATCTGGATTGAATCGACAGCACCCACTTTGGCTAATAATACTTTGGCTAACTGTGGACGGGAAGGTATATTTACGACCGGCACTGCCAAACCTGCCATTGTGGATAATCTGTTTGTGCAAAATCTTGCCAGTGGGTTATTTATGGCACGTAATAGCAAGGGGGAAGTGCTGCGGAATGTTTTTCAAAATAACTCTTTGGGCATAGCTATTAGTGACTTTGCGGCTCCTTTGGTAGCAAATAACAAACTATCAGCAAACCGCACGGCGATCGCGCTTTCTCGCGATGCTAAACCAGTATTGCGGCAAAATCTGATTACCAAAAATACCCAAGGTGGTCTGTTGGTGAACGGAAATGCTGTTCCTGACTTAGGTAACGCCCAAGATCCTGCTGACAATATTTTTCGTGAACAGGGGGAATTTGATTTACAAAATTTATCATCACAAAAGCTGATATCTGTGGGTAATCAGTTGAATCCTACCCAGGTGAAGGGCCTAGTAGAATTTATCGCCACTACAGCAGATACACCTAATTTAGTAGGAGTTAATTCTGGCTTTTCTGATTTGGATGGACATTGGGCGGCGGCTTTTGTCTCAGCTTTGGCAAATAAAGGCTTGATTAGTGGCTTTGGAGATGGCACTTTTCAACCAGAAACGCCAATTACTCGCGCTCAATATGCGGCTTTGATTACTAAAACCTTTCAGTTATCTGCCAGTAATAAACAGAGTAAATTTACGGATATTAAACCGGACTTTTGGGCAGCTTCAGCTATTTTGAGTGCTGCTGAGATGGGTTTTGCCAGTGGTTTTCCTGATGGGACATTTCGACCAGGGCAAAATTTGACTAAGGTTCAGGCTCTAGTATCAGTTGTCAATGGGTTAAAATACAGCGGCGGCAATCCGAATGTATTAAGTGTTTACACTGACCGCGGCCAAATTCCCAGTTATGCCACCAATGCGATCGCCGTTGCTACCCAAAAACTGCTAGTGGTGAATTACCCGCAAATAGACCAAATAGAACCAATGCGGGATATCACTCGCGCTGAGGTGGCGGCATTAATTTATCAGGCATTAGTCGCCAGCGGCAAAGAAAAAGCGATCGCCTCGCCCTATATTGTCAATCCTGATGCTGATATTCCCGGATTCAGCGACTTGGTGGGACATTGGGCCGAAGGATTTATCCGGGGTTTAGTGAGTATGGAATTAACTCAAGGTTTTGCCGATGGCACTTACCAACCAGATAAACCGATGACTCGCGGCCAATATGCGGCTTTAGTGACGGCTGCCTTTAACCCTGCACCCAAACGGACAGCGCCGGAATTTACCGACGTACCCAAAGATTTTTGGGCAGCTAGCGCCATCCAGATAGCTGCTAGCGGTGGTTTTGTCAGCGGATTTAGCGATCGCACCTTCCGCCCTGGACAAAACGTGCAACGGCTACAGGTAATTGTTTCCTTAGTCAATGGACTGGGACTATCTACCAGCGATAACGAAGTTTTATTGTCATATAGCGATCGCAATACTATTCCCGAATATGCCCGGCCAGCCATAGCCACTGCCACCAAACAAACAATTATTGTTAATTATCCCGACCTAAAGCTGCTGGCGCCAACGCGAGAAGCTACACGGGCCGAAGTTGCAGCAATGGTTTATCAGGCATTAGTTGCCATCGGACGCGCCAAAGCCATCAACTCGCCCTACATTGTGGTGTTGCATATTACCAGTTGACAAGTAGAATGAAGAACACTGCCTATTAACTAAGAAACTCGTGGGAATAAACTCATGTAGCCAAAAGAACGCTAGGCTATATGCGATGGGTCGAAAATTTATACCTATTGCCTGGAACTAACAGCCCAATGTTAACAACAGCCCCAAACACCTCTGCCGACTTGGCAGCAAACTTATTAGCTCACTATAGTTTTGATCTCAATGGTCATAGCACCAGTGAGTTAATTAACCGATGGCGAGTAGACTACCCAATCGATTGGCTACATTTAGCAGTGATTGAGGCACTCTATCTAGGTCGTTATAAAGCAATATCAGTACAGCAATTATTAAACTTTTGGCAGCGGCGCGGACAGGTGATTTACCATTTCAACATGGAATTTGAACGCCTGATTTGCAACCAGTTCCCCGAAACCTTAACGGCAACGGCTGCACCAGTTTTATCGCCAGGCCAAAAACACACCCCGATTGAGCAACTGACAAATTCTCACTTATCACCTGCTAAGGTTGAGAATAGTTACCGACAAACCAAGGCTACACCCCTACAGCCGGCGAGTGGCAAAGAAGAGGGGCGGTGGCGCAGTCGGGATGAGGGCAGCGTTTTAACATCTCCCTCTTTTACCGTTGTGGCAGAAAAAGCTGTGGCAGAACCAGCACCTCGTCAGCTGGCTGCTGCTGTTAGCCAAAGGGCTGTTTTCCCAGTCAGCCAGCCCCTGAAGGAACAACCAGAACCGTTGCCAGCAAAGGCGAATAATCCGCCAATTGGGCAATTTATCCCCCAAAAAAGCGAGCGCCTTCCCCATAAACTGCTAGAACCCTTGCCAGCAACGGCAAATAACCCGCCAATTGGGCAATTTACCCCCCAAAAAAGCGATCGCGCCGAATCATTCACATCCAAACTCAAAGCGATGTCTGTTGAAAGTGTTGAATAATTAGTGTCTATCCACAAGCGTTTTGAGTGTGGATAGCTTAATTTTTTTCTTCCGTAGAATATTGATTTTTCTGATAACTAATTGACATTAGATTAAGTATATATAAGGCTGTTTGTCAGAGCTTTTACTTAAAGGGTGGAGTAAATGTATAGCAAACAGCACAGAAGTTATAAAAATCCTTCAAATTCCTCTGACACACCAGCGCCAAATCGTTTCGCACCCCGTCGCTTTGTGGTTCAGCCTAAAACGGAGGAAGTCGAGCCAGTACAAGAGCAAACACTAGATGCACAGGCTAAAGCTGAAAGATTAAAGCAAGTTGGTACTAGTTTCATTGATGGAGCAATATTTGCTCATCGTCCGACACCACCAAAGCCACCAAGAATTCAGATGAAGCTTACCCTAGGTCAGCCTAGGGATATGTATCAGCAAGAGGCGGATAAATCGCGCCCAGATTTATACCCAACACAAAAATCTCTACAAAATAGCATTAGCGATGTACAACTGGAGCAGTCTAGTGATGTTGTGCAAGGTAAATGCAGCAAGTGCGAAACAGATAAAAGTACAGGGATGTCTAAATCAAATCCAGCAGCAGATTTGCTAGCAATGAACCGCAATGGTAGATGCATTAAGCCAGAAGAAGTAAATCAATGGATAATTGAAGGGAACCTAGCAGCAGCAAAGGGAGGCGAAGCTCTCTTAGAATTTTGTCAGAGATTAGGTGAACTGATTGGTGACTGTCATGGTGAATTAGAAAAACGCTATGGCGAGATGCTTAATGACCGTAGAACAGGTCAAAACCTATATGAAACTCGCCACTCCAGAGAACTGGGATCAAATACATGGGAAGGGCATCAGGATTATTACGACAAAATCCGAACAGAATCAATGCCGAACTTATTAAATTTTTTCGATGATCATTGTGCAAATATGGCACAGCTAGCATACTTGGCGCTAGATGTACGTAATGCCGAGTTGGCAATGACTAGACCCGCACCAAAGAAACCTCTACCAAAAGAGTCGAATTCCTTTATGGACAAAGTTATTAAAGCAATGGAAGGACTGGGTATAGGATTATCACTTCTATGGGGGATTCTCAAGATCCTAAATCCTTTCAACCCTTTCAACGGCGCTCAAAGGTATGCCTCTGGTGGACAAGATACCAAGCAAATCACAGCAAGTCTAGCCGCATTAGGCTTAAATCAAAGGCAGATTGAAGGATTGTTAAAACTGATTACCCCATAAGCTAAGACAGCTAAAATCACCCAAAAAGT includes the following:
- a CDS encoding S-layer homology domain-containing protein; this translates as MVNSTLVATLYVNPVTGNDANAGSRLSAFKSLSRALKVVKSPGIIQLAPGTYSAASGEVFPLVIPTGLLVVGNEAKKGQGIVISGSGEYQSPSFGVQNITILLLGDASLLGVTVTNSTAKGTGIWIESTAPTLANNTLANCGREGIFTTGTAKPAIVDNLFVQNLASGLFMARNSKGEVLRNVFQNNSLGIAISDFAAPLVANNKLSANRTAIALSRDAKPVLRQNLITKNTQGGLLVNGNAVPDLGNAQDPADNIFREQGEFDLQNLSSQKLISVGNQLNPTQVKGLVEFIATTADTPNLVGVNSGFSDLDGHWAAAFVSALANKGLISGFGDGTFQPETPITRAQYAALITKTFQLSASNKQSKFTDIKPDFWAASAILSAAEMGFASGFPDGTFRPGQNLTKVQALVSVVNGLKYSGGNPNVLSVYTDRGQIPSYATNAIAVATQKLLVVNYPQIDQIEPMRDITRAEVAALIYQALVASGKEKAIASPYIVNPDADIPGFSDLVGHWAEGFIRGLVSMELTQGFADGTYQPDKPMTRGQYAALVTAAFNPAPKRTAPEFTDVPKDFWAASAIQIAASGGFVSGFSDRTFRPGQNVQRLQVIVSLVNGLGLSTSDNEVLLSYSDRNTIPEYARPAIATATKQTIIVNYPDLKLLAPTREATRAEVAAMVYQALVAIGRAKAINSPYIVVLHITS